Genomic segment of Aquarana catesbeiana isolate 2022-GZ linkage group LG02, ASM4218655v1, whole genome shotgun sequence:
CACCACTGCTATGGAGGGTTACTGAATGAAATCCAAGTTTGCTTGGGCTGCTGGCATCACATCCCAGATGGTGGCACAACTTCAgaccttttggatgtctacacaatggAGGATTTAACAGCTAAAAGAGCTATGTAATACATTAAACTGCACATCAAATTTTATGGGAAGACCATACGAAAAAAATAAATGGTCAGACGATAGGGTTTCTTACGGTCTACATGCTTATCAATGGTAGTAATtctctaaggcttaatgtacacgggacgtttttacaacctcctGAATgatttaagcctcatgcacacgagaccctgttaaacgcacgttcagaggcagttggacactttttttaactgcccctgaaataattcaatgttatcctatgtgtccatgtacacagtctcgttttttggcctttttaggcagttgtgtttaacctcgtttttccagaagcaaaaaaaatgggtttagaTGCAAAaattttccacgtttcagacgccaaactaAGCGCCGGTAACGCGTTTAGCCGCATTCGCGtgtataagtgtttttaaaggaaccctatttttttggaccagaaaacacagaaatatgatggtaaactgcagcagagaatgacattttgtgacccgactttggggccccaaatctcgaggccacttagtgctaggaacctggtgtgcaaacacagtggaactagccctacaacatatccaaatttggggttcctagcaccaagtggtcctgagatacggggccccaaaatgctattctctgctctgcagacgcttctagacgcaaaagcagtaaaacgcggcatgcaaatgcggcaaaacgggcgtttctaattgccggtttcagcttttaaagacatgtgttcagcagagtttgcaccggtgtCTCGTGTGTATGAAGCCTGGAGCTTGAGAGTACGTATGAGCTTGGTCTTTCTAAAATAAGTCACCAAATGGTAATGCCCATATTTGTATGACTGGTTCACTGGCAACCAAGTAACACATCATATGCTTTCCTTTATCATATTCCAGTGAATTCCACGCAACACCAATGTttctaaaaaaagtttgtaatcCTTTAAATCAAAAAGCTGAAAAGGCATTTATATTTTTCGGTAATTGGGAAAACATGACAAATATAAAAATGATCAGTAGAAGTAGAGCACAGAAATATAAAAATACCCAAAAAACCGGCAATAAGTGCAATTGTTATAAGAAAATAAAtattataacacaaaaaaaaacaaaaaaaacaaaacaaaacacagaatTAAAAGCGACACACTTGTATAGAAATACAGACAGGCTACCTAAAAAACAGCAGTACTATGGCTGAGCGCACACAGTGGTATTTAGGTGCTAAATCCCACCAAACAGCCAGGATACACGATTTTGAGAACCAACACAAAGCACTCAGGCATTTACACGAAATTCCAAGGTAACATGAAAGGCTTAGTGATGGCGTTACCCATATGGCCTTGGTTTATCACATTTTTACGCAGAGCGGTGCTTTGCAACAACCAGACGGCCTCCAAATACTTAACTTTAGAGTAGGCATGCCAATtagaatcagattttttttttttaaaaccgtaaAAATTATAGAGTTCTAAAAATGCAACCTATTACGGCAGCACTGTCATGAGAGAAGTATGGGACCGGCCATTGTGGGCTTTCTATGAGGGGTGCTTGTTGCTTGGTTGTATCGTACGTCAATACTTTGAGTCACAAATCCAGAAAACATTCCGGCTGTAAATCTGTCAGACCTGCTTATATCCATACCTGTTCCAGGTCAGCGACTTGGAAGCATGGAAGCCTATTCATTACCATGACATCCAGGCAACTAGCATTGTCAGAAGCTGAAGTCAGCAATAGCAACCGCCATGATTCTCTTATgacatttttcctcttttttctgaaACTGGAAAGGCCAACATGCATagaaaagtagaactataggcaaaaacattttttttctttcaatatggagagaggaagagagaattATAACCCCTATAAAAAGGTATATTTTTGCCATCTTTTGTCTCAATGTGAAGatttgtcttcacttcctgtcccatagtcaaaacagtaagtgagaggaaatccctgccacTTAGGGGAATCTCTTAGGCACCCCTAGAagactagtgtacccattggaagatttcccctctattacctctgagtacaacccaaaaaaaaaaaaaaaaaaaaaaaagagaaagaagttttgcctttagttatacttttattgGTTTTCTAGGTCTGACACCTACAAAAATTTGTTTGTACCCACCtcactttaaagagaccctgtcattaaCTTAAAAAAATGCAGGTATATGCACAGAAGATCAAGTATATTAAGCTTACTttagtgtttttctttcaataaattaTCTTTATTCTCTTTTAATGTGCCTTTTCATTTGCTAGCAACTTTTACTTCTTCAACAAGAATCCTCTCTCTAGCACTGTCCCCTCTCTCCTTGCACGTCACATCCCTCTCTTCGTTTTAGAATTTCCAGTTACAATCTCTGCTGACCAAGCTCCTCaaccctttccttcacctccttaCATTAACTTTACATAGTTGCTGGGGAGGAAGGGCAAAGATATACtatacagggtctctttaaaattcAACAGGCATTAGTGAAAGTCATGCTATCTCCTTGCACTTCCACTACCAACAGCTATACTATGGGACAGGAGAAAGCCAGATGCACATCTCCTTCTCCCCCCTATTATAAATGTATTAATATATCTATGGATGTTTATGTAGTGCTTTCCAAAAATGTAATTGGTTACCAACCTAAAAGTCAACAGTACTTAGTACAGTTCCTTCTTAACCAACATGAATTTAGTACATTGTAGAAATAAACACGTGTGCGCTAGCCCTGTTACTTTTAAAGACCCAACTGTAGTTTTGAAATTCACATTGTAATAACACTGAACACCCATCATTAGTTCATGATTAAAAACTAAGGCAAAagtaaaaatacttaaaaaaatatatatacataaatgaaaTTTTTGGGGGTGCCAAATAATGCTCTCTTTTGGACCAAGTACAGAAAAACGATTGTAAAACTGATCTACCTGTCAGTAAACATTCCattaaaataataaattatttatttggTAGACATAAGCATAGGTCCTTTAGGGATTCCTTGTGTGGAAGTGCTCTGCATGGTCACTAACAAGTTGGTAGAAGGCCTTTTTAAAGTAAACACCACCTCCAAATATGGAATGGCCCCTTACATTTGTTCATCATTTCAAAGGCTTTGCTTTTGTAATAGTCCGATTGCTTGCTTTGCTTCATACAAGGTCCATTTTACTCTTACAAAGAGAAGTAAATAAACATGAACACTCCAATGGAACACACACAGACCAGTCCGGTGTTGAGAATTCGCTGAATGGCCGGCTTCTCTTCTAGCATTTTTAGGCATGCCgcttcatcctcttcctcctcctttatgGTTTTTTTGTGGGAAGGGCTGCTTTTATAGCCACAGAACCAGTCCATAAATTTGGAGCACCTGCTCTGGTCCTCATTAACCCCATCAGTTGGGTTCTGACCCATAAGAGCTGCTTGCCCATTGGAATAACAATCCACGGGTGTCTCAGCCTCAGAGACACTCAAGGAGCTCAGAGGGTTAGAGTCATCTTTGTAAGTCATTAGAAGGTTAACATCCTCATTCTGGATGTTCTTAATGTGATCCTCAGACTTCCCATTGGGCAATGCTTGCTTAATGTTAGTTTCTGTGATTGGCAAGGATCTTCTTTCACATTCCTTATAAGGATTGTCTTTGATGGTTCTTtcttttatggttttgttttttagtgCCCAGAAAGTGGTGGTTCTGATCTGATCTTTCTTTGGAGGTGATGTCAATAGGCTCACTACGACAGCAATAATACCAGTGATCCAAAAGAGTGCTGTTGCCACATACATGTAgtggatattttttataaaaccGGGCCTATCATCTGGCAAGTTGCATTCAGGGGCACGGTAAACAAAGGCAAGAATGAGACGAGTAACCCCAAGTACAAAACCTACCATGCCTCCATAGAAGGCTCCTTGTTCATTGCAGCGTTTCCAAAATATGCCCAGCAGGAACAAAGCAGCAACAGGGGGAGTCAGGTAATCTGCAACCTCTTGAATGTAAAGGTACATTTGGCCTCCTTGCATTTCCACAATGAGGGGAACCCATGCAATACTGATGACCACCATAAATGCTACAAAGACTCTCCCTACCAGCATAAGTTCTCGGGATGTAGCATTCTTCCGCATAAATTTGTAGATGTCAAGAGTGAAGATGGTGCTTGCACTGTTAAATATGGAGTCAAGATCACTCATGAGAGCTGCAATCATTACAGCCATCATGAGACCACGCAAACCAACTGGGAGGACCCTCATCACTAATCGAGGGTAGGCAATGTTGGAACACCCAGCCCTGCTGCCACACACTGCCATGCAGTGCTCTGGATTAATGCAAGCAATGTCATCTGTAAACATGATTCTGGATATCATTCCTGGAATTACTATTAAGAACATTGGCAGTATCTTTAAAAAGCCTGCCATAAGCGTGGACCCTTTGGCATGAGAAATGTTTTTTGCTGCCAAAACTCTTTGTACGATGACTTGGTCTGCACACCAGTACCACACAGAAGCTGGAGTCTGACCCAAGATAAATCCAGGCCATGGAATGTCTTCATCAGTAGCTTCACGAAGCATTCTCAGTGAATCTGGCTTTGGTGTGACATGGCAGGAATTTGTATTGGTAAAGTTGTAGGTTAGCAATATTGATGTGATATTAGGTGTTGCAAGCATGTATCTCCTTTTAACTTCTTCAAATCCTCCAATTTCTACAAAGCTTATTATGCTCAATGTCAAGGCCCCTATAATCATGAGGAAGGCTTGGAGTGTATCCGTATAAATAACAGCCACTAAGCCCCCTGTCACCGTGAGAAGAGCAGTCATGCCAATGAGCAAAATCACTGATAAGTAAAGGTTCCATCCCAGAGATTCTTGAATGAACAATGCCCCTGAATACAAGTCTACAGATAATTtggtaaaaatgtacaaaatcaagGACAAAACAGCAAAGTACACTTGGATTCTATGTCCTCCATAACGTTTAGATAAATATTCCGGCATAGTGTATACTCCACAACGTATATACACTGGAATGAAGACCCATCCTAGAAGCTGCAAAAGCAACAAGGCATTTAGTTCCCAGGCCCCAACAGCAAATCCACTAGCTGCTCCAGATCCTGAGAGTCCAATGAAATGTTCACTACCGATATTGCTTACAAATAAGGAGGCACCAATAGCTGCCCAGGTCATCGATCGACCTGCCAGGAAGTATCCACTTATAGTACTCCTGTTGGACTTCCACATTGCAAAAAATCCAAAGCATAACACCAACACAAAGTACAGCGCCACTATGGCGATATCTGCCGCTTCCAACGAAGCCCTCATGATTAGGTGCTGCAGTCCTTTCAATTTTTGAACAATTCTTTAAAGAAAATAGATAACACTGGTGCTTTAGTGTAAAACAGTGCAAAAAACGTCTTTGTCCTTTGGTTTGCTCTCTTGATGTTGGTTCCTGCAATATCCGATGCTTAGCATGCAGTATTTATTTAAATCGACCATTTCCAAAGCCATCGGCTATTTAATCGTGAAGACAGGACCTATGGTAAGGAACCCTGCAAGGtagcaaaaacaaaaaagacaaagacACAATTAGAAAAGGTAGTCATTGTGAAAACAATGACactccaataataataataaaaaaaaatgaaagtatatATGCTGAACAATGAAGCACCCGATTATGTATAACTTAAAATAATAGCATTTTTTTCTTATCCCTAGAGAGAAGGCAACCACTGGGATtgtccatcccctctctctcaggTTATAAGCAATAAAGCTGTATCTCTGCTTCCATTAGAAGGTTTATTTCCATACTCCCGATATCAGGTACTGCTCTGTTGAACTCCCCCACTTATGCTACAGTTGGGAGGTAATCCTATCATTGGATAGGGTGCCTTATGCCTCCCTCTATCATATGGGCAAATTATATCATAGGGTGCTAAGAAGTGCCAAGTCAAGGAAGCCAGAGCAGAACTTCCGTGAAGGACCCTAAGGCAATATGGCAGATCAGATACAACAAATAGATCACTGGATTACTGCTTCAATAAACTACAGTCTACATTTTTATTGGTCTCAATACTTGCCCTAGCACAGTTAAgccttttgttaaccacttcagccctggaagattttacccccttcctgaccagagcactttacaatttgcatattttgctttaactgacaattgtgcggccgttcGACACTATACCCAAATTTGCAAACACACCACAcctatcgcaataagcgtatattgattggtttgcacattgcacaaaagttatagtgtctacaaactatgggaaagatttatggcattttttttttttttttttttttactagtaatgccggtgatctgcgatttttaggcactgattactgtgtaaatgtcactggcagggaaggggttaaaactaggggaggatcaaggggttaattgtgtgctccctcagtgtgttctaactgtatggggattggtatgactaggagaggagacattgtattcctacttagtaggaacaaacaatatggctgctcttccctgacagcacagggatttgtgtgtttacacacacaaatccgtgctggcgctcgtgcacgcgatcgctcgtggctggtagCGATCGTGACTgattgggtcccccgccgtgcgACCTCTGGTGGCCCGAAAAAGGGAAGGACGTACCgtacgggattttgcccaggggagccgcAGTATATATGCCTGAGCCGGTCGGgtaccggttaaaaaaaaaaaatagaaaagaataaataaaattttaaaaaaacgtaTTCCATCGTATATCACAAAAATGTAGGGATTGTTCCTCCTTTCAGGATAGTGGATAAAACCATGGAAGCAATTATTTTATGCCCATAGCCAACTGTGCATCCATCTAGAGCCATTCGTGTATAGCACAAATACAATCTAATATTATAAAGCCAATTATGCCAAACATACATACAGGAGTTTCAAGCTTGTTGGCCATCATCAATGCAGTGTATGAAAATCATGGCTTCTCTGGAGTTGGGCTTATTGACCAACAAAAAAAGTATGACagtgtaatgcccagtacacacgataggattttccaacaacaaaatccatgggattttttccgacggatgttggctcaaacttgtcttgcatacacacggtcacacaaagttggtcagaaattccgacatacaacacgtacgacgagccgagaaaaatgaaattcaataaccagtgctgctcttctgcatgAATCCGAgaatgcttggcactttgtgcgtcggaattgtgtacacccgattggaatttccgacaacggattttgttgtcggaaaatttgagaaccagatctcaaattttctgtgacggaaattcctatggaaaatgtgcaatggagcctacacacggccggaatttccgacaacgaggtcctatcacacattttccatgggaaaatccgaccgtgtgtacaggccattagagcGAGAAGGGCCTACAACCAAAAAGACCTTCATTGAACCAATGAATAGCACAGATGTTCTAAGAAGGCTCTACTGTACTATGCACTAGATGGGTCAAGGCATTCTTGGTTCCTTTAACACCTTCACATATCTTTCTGGGTTATACTAACACATTTCCTAAAAACTGTATACAATAATGTAAAATGTCTTGATGCCAGGGTCagttttaataacatattgctagtTCAAACAGGAGACTGACTTCACCTTCAAGACTTAAGATATAAACCATACTAAGGGCTCAGTGTAGCAGTCCAAAATCAAAATGGGACAGCCACTAGGAGCACATGTAGGAGATCCAAACCAAATGCTGAGAGGCTGTAAAGAACTTATTTAATAACCAAACATCAAAAGACcaggccaatgtttttttttcccaagggTTCTTTATGGGTGTTCTTTATCAAGGAATAAGAATCTGGATGGTCTTGGACGTGAAtttgttaaaaattaaaaacattaaaatcTCAGTAATAAGAAGAGCAGTTTCCAGCAGCTGAACATCCTGGAACAAGATGTCCTTTTAATGTTTTATGATGAAAAACTCTTCAAGGTCGCTCAACATTTGGTCCGGAGCTCCTGTTTTTTTCTTGTACAACTTGGGTCCGTTTACCTATTTTAATATCTATTCCTTTACTGATTTTAGTAATGTTTTAATCACAGTCACCTACTGGCTTCTTATATAATTTATGAGCAGAAGCCCAAGATATCAGATCTTCCCACCTTACAAGGTCATCAAGTGAATGTCAGTCTTTCAGATTTTCCTTTTAGTTTACATAAAAGAGTTGAATATATTGAAGGGTTGGAACCTTCAGTGGAGAGATCTCTCTGTTTTGGAGTTGCTAAAACATGTCTTGTCACTTATACCCCCCCAACAATCTATCATACAAAAAGTAGTAAGTAaaagtttaccaaaaaaaaaataacaataaaaaaggtgGACACGATATGAAACACTAGGAAAAGTCGGATGTAAAGTAATGTCTAGAGGCCTAATTAGTGGAAAGGATATTTGGCTACCCACAGCTGTTCTACTCATTAAATCAGAAAGACAAGCAGACCTCTTCTCAGTCGGAAATGTCTTTTAAAAAGCAATACATTGCATTGCATGGTGCTATACATACAGCCAATATCAGTCACAATATACCTTGTTCAGAAGATATTATTCCACTTCCTGCCCGATGTcactcagacaggaagtgagagagaatCTCTCATTTGGAATAACAAAAAagctgaagggaaatcttcccaacggAGCTGTGAGGACCTAACCAATGTTCTAACACCTCCTCAATTTATTGCAAATCAAAATAGTTGTTACATGAGAAAAATCATAAGCAGCGGCGCTGATTTACTAAAGCACGTCAATCtgctcacttagcaaagtgaatgttcacaaaACGTAATAAATAAGGTAATgtccactttgaatacccaatcatatgcaatgtgaaaaaaaaaaagatttttcatgaTTAGGTGACTAAAGTGCACAGAGCTACACCCTTtttacatttgtgctcataagtttacataccctggcagaatttatgatttctagaATAATTGTAGACTTCTCAAGGATTAGTGTGaaaagttgccatcatccctaaaaaGTGTAAATAGGAACCTCATAtgattgggatatatatatatatatatatatatatatatatatattttcacagattccacatccccctcccccctagcGTCTTTTTCGCTCGGGGTAATTTGGCGTCTCTCTTTGGATCCCAATATCTGGGGGCTCTTTTGCACGATTAAGACCGTTACTGACTAGATGGgagtttttgaagtgattagctgaGAATccgctgggtcaatcatgatttCTGTAAGcctttttacatatattttctatttgtattctaaatatatatgtatgtatacttatgttacatttgtgcctttcagataatggcaaaaacttatccctgaagaagaaattaatcattttgaaacgcgttggattgtatgattttttgccacttctgtatTGTATCACACTCCTTTATTCTCCTTAATTGTATATTGTTATGTGTAtaattactttttaattttttgtataaataaaattcatCTATTTTTAAATATTCCCGTTTTATGTTGCCCTAAAAATCCCAATCATATGAGGTTCCTAtttgaatttatgatttcttggccatttttcagagaatatgaatgataaaaacttttttcactcatggttagtgtttggctgaagcccttTATTATCAATctactgtttttactctttttaaaatcataatgaaaacagaaactacccaaatgaccctgatcaaaagtttacataccctggtgattttggcctgattacatgcacacaagttgacacttggggttcgaatggctattaaaagtggttgtacaccatgtacaaccacttttacctacaggtaagcctataaagcAGTTcactgatgtctacggcgcatgcgcactttagaaagggaagATCGTATAGTTTCTAAAGAGGGTAATGccatgactggcagctcccgcaCACATGGGCGGGAGggacgtcacgcgactctggccagtcacagagccggagtttgcggccccggaaggaagaggggtgaagatggacgctcgctgctagtggggatagcggtgacatcacaggcttcattttcaggtaagtgacacataatgggctactatgcggtgcatagtagcccattatactttacctttgcatggaaataaagaggaagtaaaacccatcagggttttcttcctctttaaaaaaggtaaccatcctcacctgtgatctgtttgcttgtaattagagtGTGTGCATAAaatgtcaatgagtttctggactcctgaaagACCCTTGCATCTATGGGCTGCAttggtcaagtcaccagaagaaagccattactacgcaaatgccacaaagtatcccgcttacaatacggcaaacagcacagagacaagcctcaaaccttctggtacaaagtcttttggagtgatgagaccaaaattgagctttttggccacaaccataaacactacatttggagaggagtcaacaaggcctatgatgaaaggtacaccattcctcctgtgaaacacagaggtggatcgctgatgttttggggaagtgtgagctacaaaaaggcacAAGAAATgtggtcaaaatcgatggcaagatgaatgcagtatgtcataaaaaaaaataccggaggaacatttgcaatcatcagccaggaagctgcacatgggacgtacttggacattccaacatgacaatgatccaaaacacaaggccaagacgacctgtcattggctacagtagaataaagtggccatctcagtctcctgacctcaatattattgagccactcaatcgggagatctcaaaacgtgcagttcatgcaagacagcccaagaatttacaggaactggcggctttttgccaagaggaatgggcagctttaccatctgagaagataaagagcctcatccactaataccacaaaagacttcaagctgtcattgatggtaaagggggcaatacacagtattaagaactggggtatgtaaacttttgatcagggtcatttgggtagtttctattgtcattatgatttaaaaaaaaaaagagtaaacacagttgattgataataaatggcttcagccaaagactaaccatgagtgaaagaaaagtttgtgtgttatcattcatattctctgaaaaatggtcaagaaatcataaaattctgccagggtatgtaaacttgtgagtACAACTGTACTAAAGCTCAAAGAACATTCATAGTCTCTTCCCCTTTGGAACATAAAAACATGTGAGTCACTGATGAACGGGAAGATGTGTCAATTTTCAAATGCAAAAGCCACTGTCTGCTCCTACTGCTGTGCTCCCTACTTGTGCCATTGATCAATTCAAAACCACTAAAGATCAGTCACACATGGTCTTCCATAGACCACATAACTCTCAAATTGCTTGCACTGCTTAGGAATATCACAATGTACATATCACATAAAAGGCATCAGTGGTTAAGCATAttcaaaccccaaaacaaaaacccATTCACTTGGAGTCATGTACGGGGGGTAGTACCAccatttaaagtgcttgtaaaccctttacaaccactttaaaactacaggcaagcctataattaggcttgcctgtagctgcactggacatctcctaaatctgcactgtttaggagatatcccagTATTTgcatgcggcacatgcgcacttaagccaactga
This window contains:
- the SLC5A3 gene encoding sodium/myo-inositol cotransporter: MRASLEAADIAIVALYFVLVLCFGFFAMWKSNRSTISGYFLAGRSMTWAAIGASLFVSNIGSEHFIGLSGSGAASGFAVGAWELNALLLLQLLGWVFIPVYIRCGVYTMPEYLSKRYGGHRIQVYFAVLSLILYIFTKLSVDLYSGALFIQESLGWNLYLSVILLIGMTALLTVTGGLVAVIYTDTLQAFLMIIGALTLSIISFVEIGGFEEVKRRYMLATPNITSILLTYNFTNTNSCHVTPKPDSLRMLREATDEDIPWPGFILGQTPASVWYWCADQVIVQRVLAAKNISHAKGSTLMAGFLKILPMFLIVIPGMISRIMFTDDIACINPEHCMAVCGSRAGCSNIAYPRLVMRVLPVGLRGLMMAVMIAALMSDLDSIFNSASTIFTLDIYKFMRKNATSRELMLVGRVFVAFMVVISIAWVPLIVEMQGGQMYLYIQEVADYLTPPVAALFLLGIFWKRCNEQGAFYGGMVGFVLGVTRLILAFVYRAPECNLPDDRPGFIKNIHYMYVATALFWITGIIAVVVSLLTSPPKKDQIRTTTFWALKNKTIKERTIKDNPYKECERRSLPITETNIKQALPNGKSEDHIKNIQNEDVNLLMTYKDDSNPLSSLSVSEAETPVDCYSNGQAALMGQNPTDGVNEDQSRCSKFMDWFCGYKSSPSHKKTIKEEEEDEAACLKMLEEKPAIQRILNTGLVCVCSIGVFMFIYFSL